The nucleotide sequence CTCTTGAGCACCTGAGCCGTGCTCGGGTCCACCTCCAGGCGCACCTGGCGGAAGCGGGGCTCGGCCTTCAGCGGGTCCAGCACCAGCAGCGTGCCCTTGCAGTCCTTGCACGCGCCCTTGGTGATGGCGAACTCGTCCGCCAGCTTCCCCTGGCCGAACAGGAATGTCACCGAGGCGGAGAGCTGGCTCGTGTCCACGCTGCCCACCGTGAGGCTCTGCGCGGCCGGGTCGTGCGCGTACACCTTGTTGCCGGCCAGCACGAACGTGCGCGGGGAGGGCTTCTGGTACTCCCACCGCATCAGGCCCGGCTTCTTGTAGCTGACGGTGCCTTCGGACGTCTGCGTGCGCCGGAAGGTCTTGTACTTGTAGTCCTGCCGGAAGGCGGCCCGGAAGTCGCCGGTCTTCTCGTAGAAGGCCTGCATCCGGTCCACCAGCGTCTTCACCTCAGGCGTCATCGCCGGAGCCGGCTTCGCGGCCGCGGCGGGCTTCGCCTCGGCCGACTTGCCCTGCTGCGGGGCCGCGGCCTTGCCGGCCTCGGCGGCGGGCGTGGCGGGCTTCGCGGCGGGGGCCGGCGGCGTCGCGGCCTTGCCCGTCGCAGGCGCCTTGCCAGCCTCGGCCGCGGGCGTCGGAGCGGGCGCGGCCTGGGCCACCACGGGCTTCACCGCCGACTGGGCGGGCACGGGCTGCGCGGGGGAGGCCGCCGGGACGGCGGGCGCGGACAGGAGCGTGGCGAGCAGGGCTTCCAGGAACATGGCGTGCGTCTCCAGGCGGGCCGTGTAGGCCCAGCAGCGACCATCTACCCCATACCGACGGGGGACAGGGGCACGGCATTCATGGCCGCGTCTTGAAGATGCGCTTCCTCTGTTTGATGGACAGCACGTGGAAGCGCTCGCGCAGGGCCTGGGCCTCCTCGGGAGACAGGTCCCCCGAACCCCCCAGGTGCTCGTCCCGCCAGGCGACCGCCCGGCTGATGCAGGCGGACGCGGCGGCGGAGATGTTGAGGCTCTGACTGAAGCCCTTCATCGGCACCCAGAAGGTGCCGTCCACGGCGTTCAGCACCTCCTCACTCACCCCGCGCCGCTCGTTGCCGAAGACGAGCGCCGTCTTCACGTCGAAGCGCATCGTGTAGAGGCTGGTGGCCCCCTCGCGGATGGCGGAGGCGTACAGGAGGAAGCCCCGCGACTTCAGGTGCTCGCGGCACTCGGCGAAGCTCTTGTAGAGCTTCACGTCCAGCCACTTGTCACACCCCTGGGACACCTTCGAGTTGGGAACGAAGGGGGCCTCGGGGTTGATGACGACGTGCACCTCCTGCACGCCCATGGACTCGCAGGTGCGCAGCACCGCGGCCATGTTGAAGCTGTCCTCCAGCCGGTCGAGGACCACGGTGAAGTTGCGCGTCCGTTGGCGGATGACCTGGTCGATCTTCTCCTTGCGCGCTTCGAGCAGGAACTGCTCCGGCTCGAACTGCTCCTTCTCGAAGCGCTCATAGCGACCACCGCCACCGGACATCGCCTCAGGACCTCCTGCCGCCGGGCTTGCGCGCCGGAGCCTTCTTCGCGGCCCGTGTCTGCTTCGCGGCCGGCCGCTGCTTCGCCACCGCCGCGCGCTTCGCCGGAGCCTTGCGCGCAACAGGCTTCTTCGCGGCGGCCTTGCGAGCGGGGGCCGCCTTCTTCGCGGCCTTGCGCGCGACAGGCTTCTTCACGGCCGCCTTGCCCGCACCCGCCGCCTTGCGCGCCGGCGCCTTCTTCACGGCCGTCTTGCCCGTACCCGCGGCCTTACGAGCGGGAGCCGCCTTCTTCGCGGCCTTGCGTGCCGGGGCCTTCTTCGCGGCGCCCGCCGTCGCGGCCTCGCGAGCCGGAGCCTTCTTCGCCGCCTTGCGCGCCGGAGCGGCCCGGACGGGCGGCTCCACATGCAGCTTCTCCGTGCGGCCGGTGAAGAGCACCTCCGCCACCGAGTCCATCAGCGCCTGCATGCCCTCGCCGGTGACGCAGGACACGGGGTAGACGCGGATGCCACGCTCACGCAGCGCCTCGGTGAGGGACTCCAGCTTCGCCTGCGCGTCGGGCAGGTCCAGCTTGTTGGCCGCCACCACCTGCGGCTTGGACGACAGCTCCTCGCTGTACTTCGCCAGCTCCGTGTTGAGCACGTCGAAGTCGTGCAGCGGCGCGCGGCCCTCGCCCTCCGCCCCCATGTCGAGGAGGTGGATGAGCACCTTGCAGCGCTCCACGTGACGGAGGAACTGGTGGCCCAGCCCCACGCCCTCGCTGGCGCCCTCGATGATGCCGGGGATGTCCGCCATGACGAAGGACAGGCTGTCCTTGTACTGGACCATGCCCAGGTTGGGGACCAGCGTGGTGAACGGGTAGTCGGCAATCTTCGGCCGCGCCCGGCTCACCCGGGAGATGAAGGTGCTCTTGCCCGCGTTGGGGAAGCCCAGCAGGCCCACGTCGGCCAGCAGCTTCAGCTCCAGCCGCAGCGTCTTCTCCTCCCCCTTCGTCCCGTCCTGCGCGAAGCGCGGCGTCTGCCGGGTAGAGGTGGCGAAGTTCATGTTGCCCAGGCCGCCCCGCCCGCCCTTCGCCGCCACCCAGCGCTGGCCGGGCTCGCCCAGGTCCACCACCAACTCCTCGGTGCCCGCGTCCTTCACCAGCGTGCCCACCGGAACCCGGAGCACCATGTCCTCGGCGCCACGACCGTTGCAGTCGTTGCCCATGCCGTGCTCGCCGGACTTCGCGAAGTGGTGCTGCTGGTAGCGGTAGTCGAGCAGCGTGGTGAGCTGCGGATCCGCCACGAAGATGACGGAGCCACCATTGCCACCGTCTCCCCCGTTGGGGCCGCCGCGCTCGATGTACTTCTCCCGCCGGAAGGAGACGGAGCCGTTACCGCCATCGCCCCCCTTCACGAAAATGCGGACTTCATCGACGAACTTCATGAAAGGACTCCTGAAAAACGCAGAGCGGGCCGCCCTCGCGTCCCGCTGCCGGAAAGGGCGCGTGGACTGGAGAAGCGACCCGCTCGTGGGTGCCACACGGCTGCCGGCCTCGAGGGGCCGGCGGACCGTCAGGCGCTCGGCTGGGCAGCGGCCGGGTAGACCGAGACCTTCTTCTTGTCGCGGCCCAGGCGCTCGTACTTCACCACGCCGTCGACCACCGAATAGAGGGTGAAGTCACGGCCGAGCTTCACGTTGGAGCCGGCGTGGATGACCGTGCCCACCTGGCGAACCAGGATGCTGCCGGCCGACACCGTCTCACCGCCGTACACCTTCACACCACGATACTGCGGGTTGGAATCACGCCCGTTGCGCGAAGAACCCTGTCCCTTTTTATGGGCCATGACACCTTGCTCCTGAAGTTGGGGGTAAACCGTCCGGACTAGCCGGCGATGGAGGTGACCTTCACCTCGGTGTACGGCTGACGGTGGCCGCGGCGGCGCGTCCAGCCCTCCTTCTCCTTCCGGAAATGGAGGACGCGGCGGTGCTTGTCCTGAGCCAGGACCTTGCCCACCACGCGAGCGCCCGACACGGTCGGCCGGCCCACCTTGGGGCTGTCCGTACCACCCAGCATGAGGATGTCCGTGAAGGTCACCTCGGCGCCAATGTCTCCCGCGATCTTCTCGATCCGGAGCACATCGCCCTCGGCGACGCGGTACTGCTTACCGCCCGTGCGAATGACTGCGTACATCGTCAAACCCCTGTCAGCTTTCGGGTTGGGTCAACCCTTGGAATCGACCGCGCATTTCGGACGGGTCCACCATCCAATCGCGCCAAAGGCGGCGGGATTTACGGGATGTGCCCTGGGGAGTCAAGGCGGATGAAGGATCATCCCGCACAC is from Pyxidicoccus trucidator and encodes:
- a CDS encoding LolA family protein; translation: MFLEALLATLLSAPAVPAASPAQPVPAQSAVKPVVAQAAPAPTPAAEAGKAPATGKAATPPAPAAKPATPAAEAGKAAAPQQGKSAEAKPAAAAKPAPAMTPEVKTLVDRMQAFYEKTGDFRAAFRQDYKYKTFRRTQTSEGTVSYKKPGLMRWEYQKPSPRTFVLAGNKVYAHDPAAQSLTVGSVDTSQLSASVTFLFGQGKLADEFAITKGACKDCKGTLLVLDPLKAEPRFRQVRLEVDPSTAQVLKSTVVDPDGSENAISFIDLKTNVGIAADSFKLDVPDDTRVDDFTKGQKK
- the obgE gene encoding GTPase ObgE, which gives rise to MKFVDEVRIFVKGGDGGNGSVSFRREKYIERGGPNGGDGGNGGSVIFVADPQLTTLLDYRYQQHHFAKSGEHGMGNDCNGRGAEDMVLRVPVGTLVKDAGTEELVVDLGEPGQRWVAAKGGRGGLGNMNFATSTRQTPRFAQDGTKGEEKTLRLELKLLADVGLLGFPNAGKSTFISRVSRARPKIADYPFTTLVPNLGMVQYKDSLSFVMADIPGIIEGASEGVGLGHQFLRHVERCKVLIHLLDMGAEGEGRAPLHDFDVLNTELAKYSEELSSKPQVVAANKLDLPDAQAKLESLTEALRERGIRVYPVSCVTGEGMQALMDSVAEVLFTGRTEKLHVEPPVRAAPARKAAKKAPAREAATAGAAKKAPARKAAKKAAPARKAAGTGKTAVKKAPARKAAGAGKAAVKKPVARKAAKKAAPARKAAAKKPVARKAPAKRAAVAKQRPAAKQTRAAKKAPARKPGGRRS
- the rplU gene encoding 50S ribosomal protein L21; protein product: MYAVIRTGGKQYRVAEGDVLRIEKIAGDIGAEVTFTDILMLGGTDSPKVGRPTVSGARVVGKVLAQDKHRRVLHFRKEKEGWTRRRGHRQPYTEVKVTSIAG
- the rpmA gene encoding 50S ribosomal protein L27 — encoded protein: MAHKKGQGSSRNGRDSNPQYRGVKVYGGETVSAGSILVRQVGTVIHAGSNVKLGRDFTLYSVVDGVVKYERLGRDKKKVSVYPAAAQPSA
- a CDS encoding TrmH family RNA methyltransferase, which codes for MSGGGGRYERFEKEQFEPEQFLLEARKEKIDQVIRQRTRNFTVVLDRLEDSFNMAAVLRTCESMGVQEVHVVINPEAPFVPNSKVSQGCDKWLDVKLYKSFAECREHLKSRGFLLYASAIREGATSLYTMRFDVKTALVFGNERRGVSEEVLNAVDGTFWVPMKGFSQSLNISAAASACISRAVAWRDEHLGGSGDLSPEEAQALRERFHVLSIKQRKRIFKTRP